From a single Thermodesulfobacteriota bacterium genomic region:
- a CDS encoding response regulator yields MNPALPQPIRIWIAEDEDELRELLKDFLIQEGRVIRTFRNGAEVVTALDRDSLDLLLTDLVMPEVDGIELLHRVKRRHPDCVVILMTGYASLDSALQAIRGGAYDYIRKPFKLEELAILIENACEKIRLHRENRDLLRMLRETKEELERLKGVWEDHLDQVLRVCWLMFREKRPPEIDWIVKQIQPPVFDPDPKRNKVDERAIESLQRLVDLRREGSITEEEFSTFKQVLMRRLKEG; encoded by the coding sequence ATGAACCCTGCCCTCCCGCAACCGATTCGCATCTGGATCGCAGAGGACGAGGACGAACTCCGAGAGCTTTTAAAGGATTTCCTCATCCAAGAAGGTCGGGTGATCCGGACCTTTCGAAACGGGGCCGAGGTGGTCACGGCCCTCGATCGAGACTCCCTCGATCTCCTCCTCACCGATCTGGTGATGCCGGAGGTGGACGGGATCGAGCTTCTCCACCGGGTCAAGAGACGCCATCCCGATTGCGTCGTCATCCTCATGACCGGCTACGCCTCTCTCGACTCTGCCCTTCAGGCGATCCGGGGAGGGGCCTACGATTACATCCGAAAACCCTTCAAGTTGGAAGAGCTTGCAATCCTCATCGAGAACGCCTGCGAAAAGATCCGGCTCCATCGGGAGAACCGAGACCTCCTCCGGATGCTCAGGGAGACCAAAGAGGAGCTCGAGCGGCTCAAAGGGGTCTGGGAGGACCATCTGGACCAGGTGCTCCGGGTCTGTTGGCTGATGTTCAGGGAGAAGAGGCCGCCGGAGATCGACTGGATCGTCAAACAGATTCAACCTCCTGTCTTCGATCCGGATCCCAAGAGGAACAAGGTAGATGAAAGGGCCATCGAAAGTCTCCAACGTCTGGTCGACCTCAGACGTGAGGGATCGATCACGGAGGAGGAATTCTCCACCTTCAAACAGGTGCTGATGAGAAGGTTGAAGGAGGGTTGA
- a CDS encoding flagellar protein FlaG, whose amino-acid sequence MEIPAIKAAQLQTASSEPVEKRTNKASPPLDREVPSGEFGSKITQAQEENIRQVAENLNEFMRSIDYNLQFIPDRESGIVIIKVLDGNGKVIRQIPPEAILSLSARIGESIGVLFNSKL is encoded by the coding sequence ATGGAGATCCCCGCCATTAAAGCCGCACAACTTCAGACCGCTTCCTCGGAGCCGGTTGAAAAACGGACAAACAAGGCCTCCCCTCCTTTAGACAGGGAGGTTCCTTCAGGGGAGTTCGGATCGAAGATCACCCAAGCCCAGGAGGAGAATATCCGACAGGTTGCGGAGAATCTCAACGAGTTTATGAGGAGCATCGATTACAACCTCCAGTTCATCCCGGACCGGGAGTCGGGGATAGTCATCATCAAGGTCCTCGACGGCAACGGAAAGGTCATCCGCCAGATTCCTCCCGAGGCGATCCTATCTCTTTCCGCGAGGATCGGGGAAAGCATCGGTGTTTTGTTCAACTCTAAATTGTAA
- the fliS gene encoding flagellar export chaperone FliS codes for MGIGYQAYERSKLLTSDPKRLVLLCYEEAVRSLEEARARYLCEDYEAKARAVQKALDLLNHLREALDFEKGGEIARNLDRLYGFMIAHLLKSDQRKDVKGIDQVSKMLQELKWAWEEAFRQVPALSEEERVLSSPLPGVSIR; via the coding sequence ATGGGGATTGGCTATCAAGCTTACGAAAGATCAAAGCTCTTGACCTCGGATCCGAAACGGCTGGTCCTCCTCTGTTATGAAGAGGCGGTCCGAAGTTTAGAGGAGGCGAGGGCGAGATACCTTTGCGAGGATTATGAGGCCAAAGCCAGAGCGGTCCAGAAGGCATTAGATCTGCTCAACCACCTCAGGGAGGCGCTCGATTTTGAAAAGGGAGGGGAGATTGCGAGAAATCTCGACCGCCTCTATGGGTTTATGATCGCTCACCTCCTTAAGAGCGACCAGCGAAAAGATGTCAAGGGGATTGACCAGGTTTCCAAGATGCTCCAAGAGCTGAAGTGGGCTTGGGAAGAGGCGTTCCGCCAGGTCCCCGCCCTTTCCGAGGAAGAAAGGGTATTATCCTCCCCGCTTCCGGGAGTTTCGATCCGGTGA
- the fliD gene encoding flagellar filament capping protein FliD, which produces MAGTSFVSGLASGLDWRNIIDQLRRLENKKVDLINQKKKEYGEKVTAWQEINKKLLSLKTKAEELNSSQGFGLFKSILTSNSTTKPEEILSATAGEEASAGIYQIVVHQLARAQKYASQGFASQTSPLNFEGELLINGKSLVVSPTDSLLTIRNKINALNTGADPSKVTATLLHYGGQGYRLVLTSDLEGAAGMSLLNGASGNLMGALGLTEIQSGADAHLSVDGIALFVPSNAVRDVIPGVILNLKKAQADTTVTVKIERDHLAIKEKIKELVKAYNEVVEAIQTQFTYDAEKEKTGGPLFGDSGLRSIRAGLSQLILNPIPGAQEAFSTLGMIGINLDQQGKLKIDESKLQDHLETHFDDVRRLFAFQWTSTSSHLTYIHHSRETKPGTYSIRITGLNPVAGYFVEPGDAIGEGEYLKGISGDAKGLVVRYSGQTTGTIGTVTLSFGVAELLQRTLHQMTDSLGGLIAAKTRGLEETMARMDKDIAQMELRINRRMEELERQFITMETALSRLQSQTNWLASQIRNLNRNWQ; this is translated from the coding sequence ATGGCTGGGACCAGTTTCGTGAGCGGTCTTGCCAGTGGCCTCGACTGGCGGAACATCATCGACCAGCTCCGAAGGCTTGAGAATAAAAAGGTCGACCTGATCAACCAAAAAAAGAAGGAATACGGGGAGAAGGTCACCGCCTGGCAGGAGATCAACAAGAAGTTGCTCTCCTTAAAGACCAAAGCGGAGGAATTGAATTCGAGTCAGGGGTTTGGCCTTTTCAAAAGTATCCTCACTTCCAACAGTACCACAAAGCCTGAGGAGATCCTCTCTGCCACCGCCGGGGAGGAGGCCTCGGCCGGGATCTATCAGATTGTCGTCCACCAGCTGGCCAGGGCCCAGAAATATGCCTCTCAGGGATTCGCGAGTCAGACGAGCCCTTTAAATTTCGAAGGGGAACTCCTCATTAACGGGAAAAGCCTCGTCGTTTCTCCGACAGATTCCCTTTTGACGATCCGGAATAAGATCAATGCCTTGAACACCGGGGCCGACCCTTCGAAGGTCACCGCGACCCTTCTCCACTACGGAGGGCAGGGATATCGTCTGGTGTTGACGAGCGACCTGGAGGGGGCTGCCGGGATGAGCCTCCTCAATGGGGCTTCAGGAAATCTCATGGGAGCCCTGGGGCTGACCGAGATCCAGTCGGGAGCCGATGCCCATCTCTCCGTGGACGGCATCGCCCTCTTCGTCCCTTCAAATGCGGTTCGGGATGTGATCCCAGGAGTCATCCTCAACCTTAAAAAGGCCCAGGCCGATACCACCGTCACAGTGAAGATCGAAAGGGATCATCTCGCCATCAAAGAGAAGATCAAAGAGCTGGTCAAGGCCTATAACGAGGTGGTGGAGGCGATTCAAACCCAGTTTACCTACGATGCGGAGAAAGAGAAGACCGGTGGCCCCCTTTTTGGGGATAGTGGTTTGAGATCGATCCGGGCAGGGCTGTCGCAACTCATCCTGAACCCGATCCCCGGGGCCCAGGAGGCTTTTTCAACCCTCGGGATGATCGGGATCAATCTGGACCAACAGGGGAAGCTGAAGATCGATGAATCGAAGCTTCAGGACCATCTTGAGACCCACTTTGACGATGTCCGGAGATTGTTCGCCTTCCAGTGGACCTCCACCAGCAGCCATCTCACGTATATCCACCATTCCCGGGAGACGAAACCGGGGACGTACTCGATTCGGATCACCGGGTTGAATCCGGTGGCAGGCTATTTTGTAGAACCGGGGGATGCGATCGGGGAAGGGGAGTATTTGAAGGGGATCTCGGGCGATGCGAAGGGGTTGGTCGTGCGCTATTCAGGCCAAACGACAGGGACGATCGGAACGGTTACGTTGAGCTTCGGGGTCGCAGAACTTCTTCAGCGGACCCTCCATCAGATGACCGATTCCTTGGGAGGTCTCATCGCGGCTAAAACGAGGGGCCTCGAGGAGACGATGGCCAGGATGGACAAGGATATCGCCCAGATGGAGTTAAGGATTAACCGGAGGATGGAGGAGCTGGAGCGCCAATTCATCACCATGGAGACGGCCCTGAGCCGATTGCAAAGCCAGACGAACTGGTTGGCGAGCCAGATTCGAAACCTGAATCGTAATTGGCAATAA
- a CDS encoding flagellin → MALRINTNVAALNAHRQLADTDARLAVSMERLSSGYRINKAKDDVAGLGIANKFRMEVRSLRMAQQNVSQATAMLQLAEGGVQKIETIVERLKELATLAASDNTDDNGRTQLQAEATALLNEIDRIASDTRYGNTAMISTGTSFTFQIGSGNTPTEDRITVTTTRGLKSSDLGLSAFNISTLSGAQNGINLLDTALDRVNAVAGEIGAAQSRLEFAAANLAISVENIAASESTIRDVDMAFEMVNFTKNQILLQAGTAMLAQANMAPQSILALLGGR, encoded by the coding sequence ATGGCGCTTAGAATTAACACCAATGTGGCGGCGTTAAACGCGCATCGTCAGCTGGCCGATACCGATGCCAGGTTGGCGGTCTCCATGGAAAGGCTCTCATCGGGCTACCGAATCAACAAAGCAAAAGATGACGTGGCCGGCCTCGGAATCGCCAATAAGTTCAGAATGGAGGTCCGAAGCCTCCGGATGGCCCAGCAGAACGTCTCCCAGGCGACAGCGATGCTCCAGCTCGCTGAGGGAGGGGTTCAGAAGATCGAGACCATTGTCGAAAGGTTGAAGGAGCTTGCGACGCTTGCAGCCTCGGACAACACCGACGATAACGGCCGGACCCAACTGCAGGCTGAAGCAACGGCTTTGTTGAACGAAATCGACCGGATCGCCTCGGATACGAGATATGGCAACACTGCAATGATCAGTACCGGAACCAGTTTCACATTCCAGATCGGATCCGGCAATACACCGACCGAAGATCGGATCACCGTTACTACCACAAGGGGATTGAAGTCAAGTGATTTGGGACTGAGTGCATTCAATATCTCAACTCTCAGTGGCGCTCAGAATGGAATCAACCTCTTGGATACCGCCCTCGATCGGGTGAACGCGGTAGCAGGGGAGATCGGTGCGGCTCAGAGCCGACTGGAGTTTGCGGCAGCCAACCTGGCCATTTCGGTGGAGAACATCGCGGCCTCCGAATCGACGATTCGGGATGTGGATATGGCCTTCGAAATGGTCAATTTCACGAAGAACCAGATCCTGCTGCAGGCGGGCACGGCCATGCTGGCTCAGGCCAATATGGCCCCGCAGAGCATCCTGGCCTTACTTGGCGGACGATAA
- a CDS encoding glycosyltransferase, with translation MWAADPIPDWISADALYRDCTSLVERGRLKEAIAGLEKLLNLWPLHASAHNDLGVLYFREREFQKARHHLEMAVKLAPDDVDFRRNLADLLFETGHPEEAIRLCGEILRERPGGIEVPLERAQGLEGRPEEAGGEAPFVSVVLPVCNALGIVEKCLKSLIRSLREVRYEILVIDDASTDGTAEFLGELKSPLLKTTFNKDRLGYVEACRFGAKMASGKFLLFLSQHTEVSPEWLAGLLRQAQSFEDLGAVSSKRTSPPESSLHLGGSGSRVPSGSLLLVRRDLWEATGGFHQHYCFGHFEDAAFLSEIVKKGFRVSSHTFLDSPSDPGEVEPPKGGSHQVDPFPSEKVFPHPRDRLVSIVLLVCNQIEYTQRCLESLFLHTDIPFELIVVDNGSTDGTLEYLRQVREGRQKVGGWRLEVSEAGEVMRVTDARKKREKKVSGKRPFFCRRFKILRNEKNLGFARGNNQGMAEARGHYILLMNNDVVVTPGWLRAMAEIAEKRPEIGLVGPMTNSVSGPQLVEKIGYDPVSLSGLEGFALEFSERNRGRSRPFWRVVGFCMLIKREVIEEIGGLDERFGLGNFEDDDFCLRAKLAGFESWIAEGCFVHHFGHKTFEGAGIDYRESLLKNWEVFKKKWGIPKEVPYGVPLDLTPILHQGYSRTKHFYPLFPEDFSLSLGEALFKTGDLEGARLVFQRLLNRNPMEIDGWNNLGVIAFQEGEIEKAISLFRKALILSPEHPEVLENLGLCLLAKEDYEEAKSLFEKALALRPDSLSLLNRFGQCLIQRGDFRKAEEVYSRSYELDPSQKEVGEILSELQRLNGAEKERRASL, from the coding sequence TTGTGGGCGGCCGATCCCATACCCGATTGGATCTCTGCGGATGCCCTCTATCGAGACTGCACATCCCTCGTCGAGAGAGGCCGGCTGAAGGAGGCCATTGCGGGCCTGGAGAAATTGTTGAACTTATGGCCCCTCCATGCCTCTGCCCATAACGACCTGGGGGTCCTCTATTTCCGGGAGAGGGAGTTCCAAAAAGCGAGACACCATTTGGAAATGGCCGTGAAACTTGCCCCCGACGACGTGGACTTCAGGAGGAACCTGGCGGATCTCCTTTTCGAGACGGGACACCCCGAAGAGGCGATCCGTCTCTGTGGAGAGATCCTCCGAGAGAGGCCCGGGGGGATAGAGGTTCCCTTGGAAAGGGCACAGGGTTTGGAGGGAAGGCCGGAAGAGGCGGGGGGTGAGGCTCCCTTTGTTTCGGTGGTCCTTCCGGTATGCAACGCCCTTGGGATCGTTGAGAAGTGCCTGAAGTCCTTGATCCGATCCCTTCGAGAGGTCCGGTATGAAATCCTCGTCATCGACGATGCCTCGACGGATGGGACGGCCGAATTCCTGGGAGAGTTGAAGAGCCCTCTTCTGAAGACCACCTTTAACAAGGACCGGTTGGGATACGTCGAGGCCTGCCGCTTCGGGGCAAAGATGGCATCCGGGAAATTTTTGCTCTTCCTTTCCCAGCATACCGAAGTCTCTCCCGAATGGCTGGCCGGCCTGCTCCGCCAAGCCCAATCCTTCGAAGATCTGGGCGCGGTCAGCTCGAAAAGGACCTCTCCTCCGGAAAGCTCCCTCCATTTGGGGGGCTCCGGGTCAAGGGTCCCATCCGGAAGCCTCCTGCTGGTTCGGAGGGATCTCTGGGAGGCTACGGGGGGATTCCACCAGCACTACTGCTTCGGCCATTTCGAGGACGCGGCCTTTCTTTCGGAAATCGTCAAAAAGGGGTTCAGGGTCTCCTCCCACACCTTCCTGGATTCTCCCTCGGACCCCGGGGAAGTGGAACCCCCCAAAGGAGGGTCTCACCAAGTAGATCCTTTCCCATCGGAGAAGGTTTTTCCTCACCCCCGAGATCGGTTGGTCTCCATCGTCTTGTTGGTTTGCAACCAAATCGAATACACCCAGAGGTGTCTCGAGAGCCTTTTCTTGCATACAGACATCCCCTTCGAATTGATCGTGGTGGATAACGGTTCGACGGATGGGACGCTGGAATACCTCAGACAGGTTCGGGAGGGAAGGCAGAAGGTCGGGGGGTGGCGTCTGGAGGTGAGCGAAGCCGGGGAGGTAATGAGGGTCACGGATGCGCGGAAAAAGAGGGAGAAGAAGGTCTCCGGCAAGCGCCCATTTTTTTGTAGGCGTTTCAAGATCCTCCGAAACGAGAAGAACTTGGGTTTTGCAAGGGGGAACAACCAAGGGATGGCGGAGGCAAGGGGCCATTACATCCTTCTGATGAATAACGACGTGGTCGTGACGCCTGGGTGGCTGAGGGCCATGGCCGAAATCGCAGAGAAAAGGCCTGAAATCGGCTTGGTCGGGCCGATGACCAATTCCGTCTCCGGTCCCCAGCTGGTCGAGAAGATCGGCTACGATCCCGTCTCGTTGTCGGGCCTCGAGGGATTTGCCCTTGAGTTTTCGGAGAGGAACCGAGGAAGATCCAGGCCCTTCTGGAGGGTCGTCGGGTTCTGCATGCTCATCAAGCGGGAGGTGATCGAAGAGATAGGAGGGTTGGACGAGCGCTTCGGCCTTGGAAACTTCGAGGACGACGATTTCTGTCTCAGGGCGAAACTGGCCGGGTTCGAATCCTGGATCGCCGAGGGATGCTTCGTCCACCACTTCGGCCACAAGACCTTCGAAGGGGCGGGGATCGACTATCGGGAAAGCCTCCTCAAAAATTGGGAGGTTTTTAAGAAGAAGTGGGGGATTCCCAAGGAGGTCCCTTACGGAGTTCCTCTGGATCTGACCCCGATCCTCCATCAGGGGTATTCACGGACGAAGCATTTTTATCCCTTGTTTCCAGAAGATTTCTCCCTCTCCCTCGGAGAGGCCCTTTTCAAAACGGGAGATCTCGAAGGGGCCCGTCTTGTCTTCCAACGCCTCTTAAATCGGAACCCCATGGAAATAGATGGGTGGAACAATTTAGGGGTCATCGCTTTCCAAGAGGGGGAGATCGAAAAGGCGATCTCCCTATTTAGAAAGGCGTTGATTCTCAGCCCCGAACATCCCGAAGTTTTGGAAAACCTCGGCCTATGCCTCCTGGCCAAGGAGGACTACGAAGAAGCAAAGTCCCTTTTCGAGAAGGCCCTGGCCCTCCGACCGGATTCCCTCTCCTTGCTCAACCGCTTCGGCCAATGTCTCATCCAGAGAGGAGATTTCAGGAAAGCGGAGGAGGTCTATAGCCGCTCCTACGAGCTCGATCCGAGCCAGAAAGAGGTTGGGGAGATCCTTTCGGAACTCCAACGGTTGAATGGGGCCGAAAAAGAGAGGAGGGCATCTCTATGA
- a CDS encoding tetratricopeptide repeat protein: protein MRKRERRGKPTSSHFPPPATLSLCLIVRNEARNISDCINPLRSVVEEIVVVDTGSTDDTKTIATGLGAKVFDFPWRDDFSAARNESIRHASGDYILWLDADDRMDPGEIRKLERLRGRLTPAKDEAYFFLIRNLSQVDGETQFQQLRIFPKIEGVYFEGPIHEQIFPRLKLLGVRMVETDIEILHQGYQTPEEVLRKSLRNLRMIQTALDRDPENVFLHYQAARTLAGLNRFKEAIGHMAKVVQHPEVRQNERRFCFEATLLLAQWEMEMGDYGEANRLLEEAAALGEGSPLLHFYKGDLFFRMREYPKAIDEMSAFLRVPQRVGTIPVSLDWLTHYPYFVLWLSYRRLGGMAQAEEKLHALFSQPRTHPKCLEEMGNRCLQEGLFLEAAQFYRKVIEEGGTGETTFSNLGLALWKAGVPEEAEKAYEKALALNPQRLESLTNLGHLYHRRKDYEKAIGCFLRALELDPNLLDVRLALGEIYFCLYDPDRLVEQCDQLLKFLCLPRNFVIESLKDVSLLYQTIGEALLEKGQIQNALKAHALSFLMSPSREGMERLFELGKSHGQLKTVLEQIEEALAIHGAPSGLLEAKRGI from the coding sequence ATGAGAAAGAGAGAACGCCGTGGCAAGCCCACGTCCTCCCATTTTCCTCCTCCCGCCACCCTCTCTTTGTGCCTGATCGTACGAAACGAGGCCCGAAATATCAGCGATTGCATCAACCCGCTCCGGTCCGTGGTCGAGGAGATTGTCGTGGTGGACACGGGCTCAACGGATGATACCAAAACGATCGCAACAGGGTTGGGGGCAAAGGTTTTTGACTTCCCCTGGCGGGACGATTTCAGCGCTGCCCGGAACGAGTCGATCCGGCATGCTTCGGGCGATTACATCCTTTGGCTCGATGCCGATGACCGGATGGATCCGGGGGAGATCCGGAAACTCGAAAGACTCAGAGGGCGCCTTACGCCCGCAAAGGACGAGGCCTACTTCTTCCTCATTCGGAACCTATCCCAGGTGGACGGAGAGACCCAGTTTCAGCAGTTGAGGATCTTTCCGAAGATCGAGGGGGTCTATTTCGAAGGCCCGATTCACGAACAGATCTTTCCACGCCTCAAACTCCTCGGTGTGAGGATGGTCGAAACGGACATAGAGATCCTGCACCAAGGATACCAAACCCCCGAGGAGGTGCTCCGAAAATCCCTAAGAAATCTTAGGATGATACAGACCGCCCTCGATAGGGACCCTGAAAATGTCTTTCTGCATTATCAAGCAGCCCGAACCCTGGCAGGACTCAACCGGTTTAAGGAAGCCATCGGCCATATGGCAAAGGTCGTCCAACACCCCGAAGTCCGGCAAAATGAGAGGCGCTTTTGCTTCGAGGCAACCCTTCTTCTAGCACAGTGGGAGATGGAGATGGGTGACTATGGAGAAGCGAACCGCCTGCTCGAAGAGGCGGCTGCCCTCGGAGAAGGAAGTCCTCTCCTCCATTTTTACAAGGGGGACTTATTCTTTCGGATGAGAGAGTATCCGAAGGCCATCGATGAGATGTCCGCCTTCCTGAGGGTTCCCCAAAGGGTAGGGACGATTCCCGTAAGCCTCGATTGGCTTACCCATTATCCCTATTTTGTCCTCTGGCTGAGTTATCGGAGATTGGGGGGGATGGCTCAGGCTGAAGAGAAGCTTCACGCTTTGTTCTCCCAACCCCGAACTCACCCAAAGTGCCTGGAGGAGATGGGGAATCGATGCCTCCAAGAAGGGCTTTTTCTCGAAGCAGCCCAATTTTACCGAAAGGTCATCGAGGAGGGGGGAACCGGGGAGACCACTTTTTCCAATCTCGGCCTCGCCTTATGGAAGGCGGGCGTCCCTGAAGAAGCGGAAAAGGCCTATGAAAAAGCCCTGGCGTTGAACCCCCAGAGGTTGGAGAGTCTCACCAACCTCGGACATCTTTACCATCGCAGAAAGGATTACGAGAAGGCCATTGGATGTTTTCTGAGGGCCCTCGAGCTTGATCCAAACCTCCTCGATGTGAGGCTCGCCCTGGGAGAAATCTATTTTTGTCTCTACGATCCCGATCGCTTGGTGGAGCAGTGCGATCAATTGCTCAAATTTCTCTGCCTCCCTCGGAATTTCGTCATCGAAAGCCTCAAGGATGTGAGCCTCTTATATCAAACGATCGGGGAAGCCCTTCTCGAGAAAGGGCAGATCCAGAACGCTCTGAAGGCTCACGCCCTCTCCTTTCTCATGAGTCCTTCCCGGGAGGGGATGGAGAGGCTCTTCGAGTTGGGGAAATCCCATGGCCAACTAAAAACCGTCTTGGAACAGATCGAAGAGGCCCTGGCCATCCACGGGGCGCCCTCGGGTCTTTTAGAGGCGAAAAGGGGGATTTAA